One Candidatus Hinthialibacter antarcticus genomic window, ACCTGCTGAATCAACTGAATCTTAACTCGAAATTTTTAATTTGATGATTTGCCGAAGTTAGCCCTTATAGCCTCGGTACATTATTGAATTCTGGAAAGACCATGACAGAGCAACCGCAGATACCTGAGGCCATACAAAAATATGCTGATAGTATCCCGGCATTGCCTGACGTCATGGTTCGAGTCATTCAACTTACCCGCGACCACAATACCAGCGCAAAAGAGCTCACGCGAGCCATTAATCAAGACCCGGCCTTAACGGGTAATATCCTCAAACTTTGCAATTCAGCGTTTTACGGCTTGCCACGAGTGGTTGCTTCGCTTTCTCAAGCAATCATGTACCTTGGTTTCTACACGGTCCGTAATCTCGTATTAACATGCTCCATGCGCAACGTGTTTGAAGTCAATAACAAAATTTATGGGTATGAAGACAACGGTCTCTGGCGCCATTCGGTGGCTTGCGCCATTGTTTGTGAACTAATTTGTGAAAAATTACGCCCCGATATGCGTGACGCGGGTTTCACGGCGGCGTTGCTGCATGACATTGGTCAAATGATCATTGCTATGAGCATCAAAGACACCGCTGATTCGATCGTTGATTTAATGACGGAAAACAACCTGACCGACTGGCAGGCGGAACAAGAAGTCATTGGCATGTCACACGATGTTTTAGGGGGCATTGTTGCCGATAACTGGAACTACCCCGATGAATTGATCCATTCGATTCGCTTTCACCATAAGCCGTATGAATCGAAGTCGCCCTCTTTTTTGACCTCGGTCGTCCATTTGTCAGATAGTATCAGCCTTCAGTTGGGATATGGTCTTGAAGCAGAACAAATGAAGTTTGAGCCTCATCCGTCTGTTCTTCAGTCGCTTGCAATTAACGCGGAAGCTGTGGAAATATTCACAGAGCAAGCAAAATTGAAGATTGAAGAACGATCCAACCTCTTTATGGACGAAGCGTAGTCAATCTTCGTCGCAGAAACAACATTAACTCTACGTTCCTAATCTTAATCCATTCAGGTTGTTTCGGAATTTAAGTGCTTTATCACAAATTGAATTGCGTTTTTTGACGCTTTTTCGTAATTTCTTGATCATTCGCTGTATCAGGCATGGGTACAACTCTGCTCGCTTCAGTGCGGGCTTTCAAGCCCTTATGCACAGGCGCTCCCAGAGTCGCACCCATGCTTGATTGGTTTGTCAATTTTTGATATGCCGGAGCCCGTTTCGGAATCAAAGAAATGGCCATCCATCAAGGTAGGTACTCACTTCCCAGATGAACCCAATAAATACGTTTCACCAATTCTCATACATGCTTAATATTGTGTATATTGTATTCAACCTGTTGATTGCCGGTTGAATTTTTCTTATTCTAACAACACCTTAAGGAGAGAACCAAAATGAAATCATTGCGCCTAGCCTTGTTATTTGTAAGTATATTCTCATTTCTCATTTTGTCTTCATGCCAGACGGCGTCCATTAAACAAAATGCTTCCGGCGATCCGCTCATCGACGGCTATTTAAGTGTCGCGACAGCATCCGTCTCTGACGCCGTTGACCAAATCATCGGCAAGCGCGGTTACATGTCGCACCAAATTCGTCCATTGTCTCCCACAAAAATGTGTGGACGCGCAGTGACGGTCTTAGCGAAACCCTCAACCGAAAAACAGCCGCCCAGCATGGCGTTGGAATTGATTGACGAAGAACCGCCGGGAAAGGTGTTGGTCATCGTGATGGACGGGCCTGACGGCGCGGACGTAGCAGCGTTTGGCGGCATCATGTGCACGGGTTCGGTACAACGGCAGTTTGCGGGAGCGGTGCTCGACGGCGGCTGCCGCGATGTGTTAGAAATCGAAGCAATGGGCTTTCCCGTATTTACGAAAGGCATCGCCCCGACAAACTCGGTCGGTCGCTATATAAACGTCGGCAAGAATATCCCGGTAAAATGCGGCGGCGTAATGGTGGCGCCCGGCGACATCATCATTGGCGATTCGGACGGCGTAGTGGTGGTTCCCCAAAAACACGCGGCTGAAGTTTTGGCCCGCGCACAAGAGCTCGAGGCGAAAGAAGCCGTTACAACCAAAGCCGTAAAGAAACTGAAGTCGATCCGTAAGGCGGCAGAAAAAAATAACCGTATTTAATGAGGAGATTCTCTATGCAACGCCGCGACGCAATTCAAATTCTTTCATCCGCCGCACTCGCAAGCCAAACACTGATATCACTCGCCGATGACGCGCCGTTGCGTCTGGCCATCGTCGGGTTGGTGCATGGGCACGTCGGCGGTTTTTTACGGCAAGCCGTTGAGGACAAAGCAATTGAACTGGTCGGCGTGTTCGACCCGACCCAAGCGTTGCGGGAGCAATACGCTGGGCGCTATGGCTTTGATTCAAAGCATTTATTCGGCAACCTGGACGCCATGCTCGACCGGGCCAAACCCGAAGCGGTCGCGTTAATGACCAGCACCTTCGACCATACCGAAGTCGTCGAGAAATGCGCGGCGCGCGGCGTACACGTTATGATGGAGAAACCGCTTGCGGTCAACATCGAACACGGCGCCCGCATCGAACGCGCCGCCAAGCGCAATGGCATTCATGTTTTGGTGAATTATGAAACCACCTGGTACTCCAGCCATCATGCGCTTAAGGCAAAAGTGGAAGATGGCGCCATCGGCGAACTGCGCAAATTCGTCGTACGCGATGGGCACCCCGGCCCCAAAGAAATTGGTTGCTCGGACGAGTTTCTCAATTGGCTAACCGACCCGGTCTGGAACGGCGCCGGCGCGTTATATGACTTTGGTTGTTACGGCGCAAACTTGGCGACTTGGTTGCTGAACAATCAACGCCCCGTTTCAGTGACGGCCATCACTCAGCAGATCAAACCAAACGTCTACCCGAACGTCGACGACGAAGCGACGATCATTTTGGAATACCCCAAAGCGGTTGCAATCTTGCAAGCGTCATGGAACTGGCCGTATAACCGCAAAGATATGGACGTGTATGGAACCAATGGATCAATCAAAGCGCTGAACAACGATAACGCCCTGATTAAAATTGGGGGAGAAAAAGAAAATCCGTTAGCGACAAAAGCGCTTGCGGCGCCGCATCATAATCCTCTGGCGTATTTCAAAGCGGTCGTTCGCGGCGCCGTCAAACCGGGTGGGTTATCATCGCTGCAAAACAATTTGATCGTCAATGAAATTCTCGACGCAGCGCGCCGTTCGGCGAAAACAAGCGAGAAAGTATTGCTCGCGTAGGCCCGCACTGTAGCGAAGCGAGATGCGCCCAAGCCGTTATGGATTACACTTTAATTGGTTCAATCTTGAACGCTTCTCCTTTTACGCGAAGTTCAATTACCGTCGCGATGGGATCGCGTTTTCGCGCTCCCAACTCAATGCGCAGCGACTCGCCATCTTGTTGATGATTGAGAATGGGGCCATTCAACAGTTTGACCATCTCAGGCGCTTGAGGCAGAGGCGGCAGTTTGAGCGTTGCCCCCGTCTCACTCATAACGAATAAGTAAATCTTATTGCCTTTGCAAGTCGCGGCGCCCCACTCGCCCGGCATGTAGGGGCCGCCGCGGGTTTCGTAGATCGCGTCCTGATGCGCCTTGATCCATTCGCCCATTTTGCGCAGGCGTTCGAC contains:
- a CDS encoding RraA family protein — its product is MKSLRLALLFVSIFSFLILSSCQTASIKQNASGDPLIDGYLSVATASVSDAVDQIIGKRGYMSHQIRPLSPTKMCGRAVTVLAKPSTEKQPPSMALELIDEEPPGKVLVIVMDGPDGADVAAFGGIMCTGSVQRQFAGAVLDGGCRDVLEIEAMGFPVFTKGIAPTNSVGRYINVGKNIPVKCGGVMVAPGDIIIGDSDGVVVVPQKHAAEVLARAQELEAKEAVTTKAVKKLKSIRKAAEKNNRI
- a CDS encoding HDOD domain-containing protein, coding for MTEQPQIPEAIQKYADSIPALPDVMVRVIQLTRDHNTSAKELTRAINQDPALTGNILKLCNSAFYGLPRVVASLSQAIMYLGFYTVRNLVLTCSMRNVFEVNNKIYGYEDNGLWRHSVACAIVCELICEKLRPDMRDAGFTAALLHDIGQMIIAMSIKDTADSIVDLMTENNLTDWQAEQEVIGMSHDVLGGIVADNWNYPDELIHSIRFHHKPYESKSPSFLTSVVHLSDSISLQLGYGLEAEQMKFEPHPSVLQSLAINAEAVEIFTEQAKLKIEERSNLFMDEA
- a CDS encoding Gfo/Idh/MocA family oxidoreductase: MQRRDAIQILSSAALASQTLISLADDAPLRLAIVGLVHGHVGGFLRQAVEDKAIELVGVFDPTQALREQYAGRYGFDSKHLFGNLDAMLDRAKPEAVALMTSTFDHTEVVEKCAARGVHVMMEKPLAVNIEHGARIERAAKRNGIHVLVNYETTWYSSHHALKAKVEDGAIGELRKFVVRDGHPGPKEIGCSDEFLNWLTDPVWNGAGALYDFGCYGANLATWLLNNQRPVSVTAITQQIKPNVYPNVDDEATIILEYPKAVAILQASWNWPYNRKDMDVYGTNGSIKALNNDNALIKIGGEKENPLATKALAAPHHNPLAYFKAVVRGAVKPGGLSSLQNNLIVNEILDAARRSAKTSEKVLLA